A genomic window from Macaca thibetana thibetana isolate TM-01 chromosome 16, ASM2454274v1, whole genome shotgun sequence includes:
- the RFNG gene encoding beta-1,3-N-acetylglucosaminyltransferase radical fringe — protein sequence MSRARGALCRACLALAAALAALLLLPLPLPRAPGPARTPAPAPRAPPSRPAAPSLRPDDVFIAVKTTRKNHGPRLRLLLHTWISRARRQTFIFTDGDDPELELQGGGGRVINTNCSAVRTRQALCCKMSVEYDKFIESGRKWFCHVDDDNYVNPRSLLHLLSSFSPSQDVYLGRPSLDHPIEATERVQGGRTVTTVKFWFATGGAGFCLSRGLALKMSPWASLGSFMSTAEQVRLPDDCTVGYIVEGLLGARLLHSPLFHSHLENLQRLPPDTLLQQVTLSYGGPENPHNVVNVAGGFSVQQDPTRFKSVHCLLYPDTDWCPRQKQGAPISR from the exons ATGAGCCGCGCGCGTGGGGCGCTGTGCCGGGCCTGCCTCGCGCTGGCCGCGGCCCTGGCCGCGCTGCTGCTACTGCCGCTGCCGCTCCCCCGcgcgcccggcccggcccggacccccgccccggccccgcgcGCGCCCCCGTCCCGGCCCGCCGCCCCCAGCCTGCGGCCAGACGACGTCTTCATAGCCGTCAAGACCACCCGGAAGAACCACGGGCCGCGCCTGCGACTGCTGCTGCACACCTGGATCTCCCGGGCCCGCCGGCAG ACGTTCATCTTCACCGACGGGGACGACCCTGAGCTCGAGCTCCAGGGTG GTGGTGGCCGTGTCATCAACACCAACTGCTCGGCCGTGCGCACCCGCCAGGCCCTCTGCTGCAAGATGTCCGTGGAGTACGACAAGTTCATCGAGTCTGGGCGCAA GTGGTTTTGCCACGTGGACGATGACAATTATGTGAACCCCAGGAGCCTCCTGCACCTGCTCTCCAGCTTCTCACCCAGCCAGGACGTCTATCTGGGGCGGCCCAGCCTGGACCACCCCATCGAGGCCACCGAGAGGGTCCAGGGTGGCAGAACT GTGACCACGGTCAAGTTCTGGTTTGCTACTGGTGGGGCCGGGTTCTGCCTCAGCAGAGGCCTCGCCCTCAAGATGAGCCCGTGGGCCAG cctgggcagcttcATGAGCACGGCTGAGCAGGTGCGGCTGCCGGATGACTGCACGGTGGGCTACATCGTGGAGGGGCTTCTGGGCGCCCGCCTGCTGCACAGCCCCCTCTTCCACTCCCACTTGGAGAACCTGCAGAGGCTACCGCCAGACACCTTGCTCCAGCAG GTTACCTTGAGCTATGGGGGTCCTGAGAACCCACATAACGTGGTGAACGTGGCTGGAGGCTTCAGCGTGCAGCAGGACCCCACACG